GGCCAAATATCCAAAATACTACATCAATAAATTAGATTAATCAGGAAGATTGAAAATTCTAGACAAATACTTATTAAAGACATTTCTATTTACATTTACTACGGTATTTGTAATCCTTTTTTTCATATTCATACTACAAACAGTATGGCTATTCATATCAGAACTGGCAGGTAAAGATCTCGACTTAATACTAGTCTTGAAATTCCTGCTGTTCTCTATGCCTCGTATTATTCCTCTGGTTTTACCGCTTTCGGTTCTGCTTGCTTCTATCATGACTTTTGGAAATTTAGCCGAAAATTATGAGTTTGCTGCAATGAAATCTTCGGGAATCTCCCTTCAGAGAGCCATGCGGATTTTAATCATTTTTATATGCGTTTTGAGTTTTGTGGCATTTTGGTTTGCCAACAGCGTTATTCCTTATGCTGAGTTTAAATTTATAAACTTTAGAAAAAACATTGCTCAGGCCAAACCTGCTATGGCAATTGCAGAAGGACAATTTAACGATGTTGGAACTTACAATATTAAAGTCAACAAAAAATCAGGTGAAAACGGAAATATCCTAACCGGAGTTACGATTCATGAGAAAGCAAATAACGTTGGTGAAAACAAAACGGTTATTAAAGCCAAAAATGGAGAATTAATCAGTAATGAAAAATCAAGTATTTTAAAACTGGTTCTAAATGACGGTTTTTACTATCAGGATATGACGCCTAAAAAATACGAAGACCGTGCAAAAATGCCTTTTGTAAAAGCGGCTTTCAAAAAACATATTATCAATATTGATTTATCAGACCTGAATAAAGTTGACGACAGCAAAGAAAGTATTGCAGGAACCAATGCCATGCTGAATGTAAATGAATTACGCTACACTTTAGACTCTTTAAACAAAAACCTCAATAACGAAATTATTTCTTTTTCAGAAAATATAAATCAGCGTGTTGGGATTAGAAAAGTGACTATTCCGTTAAACATTGATAAAACTAAAAAGAAAAAAACGCTGCCGGACAATCTTTTATCTTTGTACAACAACAAAGAAAAATCAGATATTCTAAAAATGGCTAACAGCAACGTGGCCAGTAACATCTACTCTATCGAATCGACTCAAAAAGATTTAAAAGACAAACAGCGTGATATCAACAAACACTTAACAGCTCTTTACGAAAAGTTTGTTATCGCTTTTGCCTGTTTTTTAATGTTCTTTATTGGTGCCCCTCTGGGAGCAATTATTAGAAAAGGAGGACTTGGTTTACCAATTGTTTTTGCGGTTTTAATTTTTATTACCTTCCATTTCATCAATACTTTTGGAAAAAGAGTATCTCAGGAAGGCGGTATGACTCCATTTATAGGATCATGGATGTCGTCGTTTATATTGTCACCATTAGCGGTATTATTAACGTATCGTGCCACTAACGATAACGGCTTAATTAATTTTGATGCGATAACTACTCCAATATCACAATTCATTCAAAAAATTTCTGAGCGGTTCTTACCGGCTCAAAACAAACAATAATTATGTCAACAAAAATTCAACTAAATACCATTGAGGAAGCTATAGAAGATATTCGTCAGGGTAAAGTTATCATTGTAGTCGATGATGAAGACCGTGAGAATGAAGGTGATTTTTTGGCAGCAGCCGAAAAAGTAACTCCGGAAATGATCAACTTCATGGCTACCCACGGACGTGGATTAATCTGCACCCCTCTTACCGAAAGCCGATGCAAGGAACTTGACCTGCGCGCTATGGTAACCAATAATACTGATCATATGGAAACTGCTTTTACAGTTTCTGTTGATCTAAAAGGAAACGGAGTAACAACCGGTATTTCTGCAGCAGACAGGTCCAAAACAGTTGAATCATTAGTTGATCCAAATACAAAACCACAAGATTTGGCACGTCCGGGTCATATTTTTCCTTTGATTGCAAAACAGGGAGGTGTTTTAAGAAGAACCGGACATACAGAAGCTGCTATTGATTTTGCAAGATTAGCCGGATTTAAACCAGCTGGTGTAATCTGCGAGATTCTAAATGAAGACGGAACGATGTCTCGTTTACCGGAGCTTATTAAAGTCGCTCAAAAATTCAATTTGAAATTAGTTTCTATTGAAGATTTGGTTGCTTACAGAATGCAGCACGACAGCTTAATCGTTAAAAAAGAAGATTTTGATATTGAAACCCGTTTTGGAACTTTCAGATTAAGAGCTTACGAGCAGACTACCAACAAACAAATACATATTGCGTTAACTAAAGGCACGTGGAATCTTGGCGAACCTATCTTAACGAGAATCCACTCTTCTCAGGTTAATAACGATCTATTAGGCACATTAACCAATAATGCAGAACAACAATTGGATGATATGTTTAAAGTAATTAATGAGAATGGAAAAGGTGCTGTTATTTTCATTAACCAGGATATGACGGCAGTTAATCTTTTAAACCGAATTTTTGAGCTTAAAACGCTTCAATCGCAGGGAACTCTGAAAGCCCCAAAAGTAATTATTGACAGCAAAGATTACGGAATTGGTGCTCAGATTCTTCACGATATTGATATTTCTAAGATCAGACTGGTTTCTAACACAGAACAGACAAAACGTGTGGGAATGATTGGTTATGGTCTTGAAATTACAGAATACGTTAATTATTAATATGGGAACAGTAGAAGAAAGAATTCAAAAATCAGAAACTCGTATTTTTAAAGCCGTTTTTCCAAGCACAACAAATCATTACGATACCTTATTTGGGGGAACAGCCCTTCATTTAATGGATGAAGTTGCTTTTATCTGCGCTACCCGATTCAGTCGTAAAAAGGTTGTAACGATTTCTACAGGTCAAATTGATTTTAAAAAAGCAATTCCGGCCGGAACTTTAATCGAATTAGTAGCAAAAGTAGACAGCGTTGGACGAACCAGCTGTAAAATTCACGTTGATATTTTTATGGAACAAATGTATTCTGAACTTCGTGAAACGGTTGTATCAGGAACTTTTTCGTTTGTTGCTGTCGACGAAAGTAAGAAACCAACGCCAATTTTGGACGATTTAGATTAATCTTTAAAAAAAAAACTCATTTTCGGGAATATAGATAATTAATTACCTGTAATTATTTTCAAAAAGTTCAAAAATACTACCAAAAAATTTTCGCAATCAAAAAAACATCCTATCTTTGCACCCGCAATGAGAAAATGATTGCGTTATACTGGAGGAATGGCAGAGCGGTCGAATGCGGCAGTCTTGAAAACTGTTGACTGTAACAGGTCCGGGGGTTCGAATCCCTCTTCCTCCGCCGAGAGCTAAAAAGAGACTTTTAAAAAAGTTTGCCAAAAGGCTAAAATTCACGAGAAACCCTGAAAATCGGACGATTTTCAGGGTTTTTTCTTTTGTATGCATTCAAGTATCTTCAAAAGTTTAATAGTGCAATCAGAGAACTACCACTATTTGCGGTTTCTCTTTTATCCAAATAAAAACTAATAGTGATCATTTTTCAATTTCTGCCGCACCAACTTTATAGGTTTTAAAGTATTGCAAAAATGCATCTTTATCGTGTCTGTAATTCTATAATAATGCAGTCGCTTTTACAATTAAAGAAAGAAGGAATTTTATTACCAGCCAGCACTGAAATCTGGTTTCAAATTATAATATGCAACCAAGTTTTATAAGATGGGAAATTTTACGATTAGAGCATCAACATAACGTTTTTCTGATTCTCAAATACAGTCTTTTTCAAGTTTACAACTCTACATTAGCAAGTACAAAAGCTAATTACAAATCACTTCCCGCCCTGCTGTCATCGCGTTAAAACAAAACTCGAAATATCATATCCCGCTTCAAATGAAATTTTTAAATCTTTAGAAAAACACTAAATAGAGTTTATCTTAAAAATGTGAGTTTCCCTAAATAACAACATACGCCAGACCTATATAAATAGCAGAGATTGCTTAAGTTTTAATTAGAAAATAACCTAAAAATGAGTATTTTCTCCTCATTCGATCACAAATTACCTAGTCGATTTAATACAAAAAGCGATGTTCAGTTTTTAACAAACTGATTTATAATGCTATATTTTTAAAGGCATGTTATTTGCCTGCAGAAGACAAAATAGTATTAAAATAAATCAAATTATTAAAAACATGTCTTTATAAATAATTGCATTATTTCAGTGTCTCAAGCATTCTTTAGTGCAGCAGAAAAAGTAACTGCTTTTTACATCCTACCAATATTCCTAGCAGTCATAAGCAAACAAAACAACTTACATAATTCTTAAAACCAAACACTTACAAACACAAAAAGCCAAAAAGTTTAGTTAAAATAACGTAACTTTAGGAGTAAAATCCACATTTCTATGAAAATAATTGAACACTATTATGGTCCGGATCTGACTTGGATCGAGCATTATACCAAACAGATTGGGGGAAAAATTGATGGAAATTTTATTACTCTGCCAGAAGATTCACAATCCGGTATCAGGTACTTTTTAGATTGCGGTGATGGTATATTAGCTTATTATATAAATGTTGAATATCATCGAAATTATCAGCTCATACAAAAAAATTTAAACCAGGATTTTGTAGGGTTTTATTATAATCTTACAGAAGGAAATGCAACGGTAAGTACTGAAAATTTCATGTACAATGTTGGACGATGGCAATATAACTTAGCTGTTATAGACGGCTCCCTAGAATCAAAATACAATGTTGTAAAAGGAAGCAAAACTTTTGCCCTTTGCATTTTTATCAAAAAAAGTATGATAAAAGCTTATGCAAAGAAGAACAATATTATTATTCAAAACATTGACACTCTTGTCGATTCTAAAGAAAACACAATTGTACGCTTTGACCGAATGAGCAGTGAAAGTTATCATTTACTAAATGATTTAAGAAAACTGGAGGTGGGCGGACCAATTTTCGATTTAAACTTGCGAGGGACCGTTCATTTGTTAATTTCAAATTACCTTAAAAAAATCGCAGCACGCAGACTTATTGTCCATACAGTAAATGAGTCTGATCTGGCCAATATTATTCAAATTCAGATGTATTTGGTTGATCATTTAGAAGATCATTTTCCAAGTATTACCTCAATGGCCAAAATGGTCAATATGTCTGAGTCAAAATTTAAAACGTTATTTAAAAAAATAACAGGCGATACAGCAAATGCCTTCTTTATGGACAACAAACTCTTGCTTGCAAAAGAACTGCTTTCAAAAAAACAATTATCGATATCCCAGGTTTCAGATCAGCTTAATTTTACCAACAATTCTTATTTCGCATCAAAATTTAAAAAACAGTTTGGCATTTCGCCAAAATTATATATCAAACAGCTATAATTATAAACAAAGTAAATTTTTATCCATTTAATGCCATATAAAATGAAAAACATTACTCATTATTACAGCTTAACACCAGAATGGCAGCAACAGATTGCTGATCAATTAAATATAAAAGTAAAAGACAACAAATTACTTGTTTTTCCAAAACCATTTGGCCGTGGTTTTTCATATTTTACACAAGTTACCTCCGGAATATCTGTAGTACTCTTAGATTTTACCCCAACAGTTCCAATAAAAATAACCCGGCTCAAATCTGAAAGTCCGATTTATATTTTTCATTTTGAGTTAAGCGAACATACAAACCTTATAAAAATCAATAACAAAGATTATGATATAGGGCCTTATCAAAAACTGGATTTAGCCATTATCGACAATGAATTACAAAGTTCTTTCAAATTAAAGGTAAACCGCAGGGCCATAGCCATCAGGATCTTAGTAAACAAGTCTATGTTAAACGATTTTACATCAAAATTTTCAGAAAAAAAAGATATTATTCCCTATAAGGAATCCGGTGCGGAGGTATTTTACCACTATGGAAATATAGACAGCAACAGTACGGTTCTGGTTCAGTCCTTAAAGAACAAAAAAATTGACGATCTTTCATTTGATTCTATGCTGAAAGGTATTTCCTTAAAGCTGCTGGGGAATTTTTTAAATAAATTTTATCAAACCAAAAGCCCTAATGAAGGTATTACAAAAGTTGAAAACGAAGCTATAACCAAAACCAGGGATTATCTTTTAAATAATTTATACGGGCCATTCCCATCGGTTACATTTTTAGCTGCAATGGCAGGAATGTCTGAATCGAAATATAAGCTTTTGTTTAAAAAATGTTTCAAAGATTCTCCAAATAGTTTTTTTATAACCGAAAAAATGAAACTTGCGCAATTACTTTTACAGAGTGGCAATTACCATACTTTAACCGAAGTGATTTATGAATTAAATTATACTAAACTCAGCTACTTTTCATCAAAGTATCAGGAAATATGCAAAGCAAAACCTACAGCGCATTTTGTAAAAAATCATACTCAGAGAACTACTCAAACTCATATTGATCAATAATAAACGGTCACAAAAAAAAATGCAACAAAAAAAAGGGTATTCGACTGAATAC
This portion of the Flavobacterium gelatinilyticum genome encodes:
- a CDS encoding LptF/LptG family permease — protein: MKILDKYLLKTFLFTFTTVFVILFFIFILQTVWLFISELAGKDLDLILVLKFLLFSMPRIIPLVLPLSVLLASIMTFGNLAENYEFAAMKSSGISLQRAMRILIIFICVLSFVAFWFANSVIPYAEFKFINFRKNIAQAKPAMAIAEGQFNDVGTYNIKVNKKSGENGNILTGVTIHEKANNVGENKTVIKAKNGELISNEKSSILKLVLNDGFYYQDMTPKKYEDRAKMPFVKAAFKKHIINIDLSDLNKVDDSKESIAGTNAMLNVNELRYTLDSLNKNLNNEIISFSENINQRVGIRKVTIPLNIDKTKKKKTLPDNLLSLYNNKEKSDILKMANSNVASNIYSIESTQKDLKDKQRDINKHLTALYEKFVIAFACFLMFFIGAPLGAIIRKGGLGLPIVFAVLIFITFHFINTFGKRVSQEGGMTPFIGSWMSSFILSPLAVLLTYRATNDNGLINFDAITTPISQFIQKISERFLPAQNKQ
- the ribB gene encoding 3,4-dihydroxy-2-butanone-4-phosphate synthase, with the translated sequence MSTKIQLNTIEEAIEDIRQGKVIIVVDDEDRENEGDFLAAAEKVTPEMINFMATHGRGLICTPLTESRCKELDLRAMVTNNTDHMETAFTVSVDLKGNGVTTGISAADRSKTVESLVDPNTKPQDLARPGHIFPLIAKQGGVLRRTGHTEAAIDFARLAGFKPAGVICEILNEDGTMSRLPELIKVAQKFNLKLVSIEDLVAYRMQHDSLIVKKEDFDIETRFGTFRLRAYEQTTNKQIHIALTKGTWNLGEPILTRIHSSQVNNDLLGTLTNNAEQQLDDMFKVINENGKGAVIFINQDMTAVNLLNRIFELKTLQSQGTLKAPKVIIDSKDYGIGAQILHDIDISKIRLVSNTEQTKRVGMIGYGLEITEYVNY
- a CDS encoding acyl-CoA thioesterase — its product is MGTVEERIQKSETRIFKAVFPSTTNHYDTLFGGTALHLMDEVAFICATRFSRKKVVTISTGQIDFKKAIPAGTLIELVAKVDSVGRTSCKIHVDIFMEQMYSELRETVVSGTFSFVAVDESKKPTPILDDLD
- a CDS encoding helix-turn-helix domain-containing protein produces the protein MKIIEHYYGPDLTWIEHYTKQIGGKIDGNFITLPEDSQSGIRYFLDCGDGILAYYINVEYHRNYQLIQKNLNQDFVGFYYNLTEGNATVSTENFMYNVGRWQYNLAVIDGSLESKYNVVKGSKTFALCIFIKKSMIKAYAKKNNIIIQNIDTLVDSKENTIVRFDRMSSESYHLLNDLRKLEVGGPIFDLNLRGTVHLLISNYLKKIAARRLIVHTVNESDLANIIQIQMYLVDHLEDHFPSITSMAKMVNMSESKFKTLFKKITGDTANAFFMDNKLLLAKELLSKKQLSISQVSDQLNFTNNSYFASKFKKQFGISPKLYIKQL
- a CDS encoding helix-turn-helix domain-containing protein, with the protein product MKNITHYYSLTPEWQQQIADQLNIKVKDNKLLVFPKPFGRGFSYFTQVTSGISVVLLDFTPTVPIKITRLKSESPIYIFHFELSEHTNLIKINNKDYDIGPYQKLDLAIIDNELQSSFKLKVNRRAIAIRILVNKSMLNDFTSKFSEKKDIIPYKESGAEVFYHYGNIDSNSTVLVQSLKNKKIDDLSFDSMLKGISLKLLGNFLNKFYQTKSPNEGITKVENEAITKTRDYLLNNLYGPFPSVTFLAAMAGMSESKYKLLFKKCFKDSPNSFFITEKMKLAQLLLQSGNYHTLTEVIYELNYTKLSYFSSKYQEICKAKPTAHFVKNHTQRTTQTHIDQ